Genomic DNA from Candidatus Koribacter versatilis Ellin345:
GCAAACTACCGAAAACCTGATGGAAGATTTCGGTCGGGGAGCTTTGGTGAATGGCGTCGCGAAGGTCACGATCGATCCTAAGTTTGCGACTGCAGTCAATGCAGGCGACTACCACGTGTACGTAACCCCGGGCGGAGATTGCGAAGGCCTCTTCATCACCAACCGCACGGCAACGTCTTTTGAAGTGCACGAACTCCGCGGTGGCAAGTCGGCGATCAGCTTCGATTATCGGATCGTGGCGCACCGCAAGGGCTTTGAAACCGACCGCATGCCGGACGTAACGCAACGGCTGGCGCGGAAGTCCGAAATTGAGGGACAAACGGAAGCCAGAACCAGGGCGCTGCCGCCGGCAGAGCCACAGAAGTAGGCGCAACCCATGAAAAGGAAAATCACGACAAAGCCCGCCGGGAAACGGCGAAAGGAGTTTCGAGCAATGAGGAACATGAGGAACAATACGATTGTCCTCCTCGCGTCATGGGTCGTCTGGTGTGCGATTGCGTTGGTGATGGCGATGCCAGCAGGCGCGCAGGAACGAGAGACGGTACGGGACCGAGACGACAAGCTGAAAGGGACGGTATCGGAATCGCAACTCGATGCCGCGTTACAGCGTGGATTGCCGGGAAGAGTGATGACTCCTATGCCGGCGAATGCCAAAGCCACAGTTGAGAAGAGCGGGGGACTGCGGGGAGCGCCCGCGCGAAGCGTGGAGATGGCGGACATCCCGCAGAAAACGACGACGAGTTCGATTCCGGGACTTGCCGATGGCGGGCGGCCATTGTCGGGACTAACGGAAGATGAGTACCAGGCGTTGAAGCGGCTGGTTGCGATGCGGGCAGCGCGCGGCGAAGTCGGTACCAAACCGTCAACCCTGGCGTTGCGGGGCGGCGTGAAGGCAATAGTGCGGCCGGTGCAAATGACGCAGATAACGCCCAATGCCGCGACCGCTCATGCCAGCTTCTTTTATGGGCAGAAAGAAAATGGACTGGATCCGCCGGACATGGGCCTGGCGACGAGTGAAAACTTCGTCGTACAGGTGGTGAATGCATCCATTGCCGTGTACGCCAAGAACGGCGTGCTGCAGGCGGGATTCCCAAAGGATGCGGACACATTCTTCGGGGTGGCGGCGGGCACGTTCATCTTCGATCCGCGAGCGTTCTACGACTGGGCGAACCATCGGTTCTTCGTGCTGATGGACACCTTTACCAGTGGCACGGCTGGCGGCAGCCTTTACTTTGCGATCAGCAAAACCCAGGATCCGCGCGGGGGATGGTGGATTTACCATTTCACGCCTGCCGGTCTCGGCGCCGGAATTTGCGGTGACTTCCCAACCCTCGGACATGACACGACGAATTGGGGAACATACGCAACCAAGGGCGGAATCTACATCGGCGTCAACCTGTGGACTACGAGCAGCGACTGCGGCGGGGCCAGCTTCTCCAATAACGCGGTTTACCTGTTGCCTAAGGACGCGTTGTACGATGGCGGGGGATACGGCTACTGGTACTTCACAGGCTTCAATCTTGGCGGGGTAAACATGGACACCCTGCAGCCAGTCAACGTGACGGACCGTGCAGACAAGCCGAGTACGATCTTCCTGATGAATACGCAGAACTATAACTTCGGCGGTGGACATTGCTCGAGCGCCTGCAATGAAATGGTGCTCTGGGGAATATCGGGACCGACAGCCGGAACGGTTCCTGATCCACACAATCCATTTGCGTTCCTGCAAGGTGGAAATGGACCGATCGTGACGTCGAAAGTTCTGACCACATTGCAAAATTTCACTTTCCCAGTGAATGCGGCGGAGCCAGGGTGCACTACGTCCGGTTCTCCGTGCGTGGATACGGACTATGTATTCATTTCCGGAGCGGTGAAATACCACGCTGGAGAGATCTTTGGTTCGTTCAACACGGCTGTGGCAAGCAGTCCGGCAACCACGGGGCCGATCTGGTTCGACGTGCATCCATCAACCGACAACAATGGTCAGGTGACGAATGCCGTAATCCGCCAGGAGGATTGTTTCCTCTGCGGCGGCTGGGCCAATAGCGGCTCCGCCTACTACGCAAACCTGCAGCCAGACCAGGAAAACAACGTGGTCATGATCTACAACTACTCCGACAATCTGACATATCCCAGGAGCCAGTTGACGTCACGCCGAGTCACCTACGGCGACTCACTCATGGATGGTGCAGGCAGCTATTTCAACACCGGGGGCACGGGATTCATGTCGGGCAGGTGGGGAGACTACACGGCCACCGCGCCCGATTTCACGATTGCGAATCGCGGGCTGATTTGGATGTCTGGCGAATATGCGACGCCGAGCGGTTGGGCGACCATCATTGGCTGGACACAGTATCTCAACTCGGATGACCAGTAGCGAACCTTGCAGCCAACCGGGGGGCGGAGAAATCCGCCCCTTTTTCTTTGCGCTGCAAAACACTGGCAGAAGTCGCAGTTGATTGGGGGGCGACGATCATTCTAGTTTTCGGTTGGGTTTCCAGAGGAAGGAGAAACGGTGGCAGACCACGCGAGCGTAACTGAGGTGTCGGCGGAGGAAGCACTACAGAAGCTGTTGGAGGGCAATGCGCGATTTGTGCGAGGTGAGGCACGATTTCCGACCGTGTGCAAGGAGACACTCGCGGCCTTGGCGCGAGGCCAGCATCCGTTCGCGACGATCTTGGGTTGCAGCGATTCGCGAGTGCCACCGGAGTTGCTCTTCGATGCGAACTTCGGCGAACTGTTTATCATTCGCGTGGCGGGGAACGTGATTTCGAATGAGGTGAAGGGAAGTTTGCAATACGCGGGCGCGCACCTGCGGACGCCATTGTTCGTCGTGCTCGGACATCAGAAGTGCGGGGCGGTGGCGGCGGCGCTTCATTATCGGAAGCACGCGGAAGAGGAGCGGTCGTATATCCAGATTCTGGTTGAGAACATCGCAGCGGGATTGCCGCCCACACTCGATGGAGCAGACGATGAAATGGACGCCGCGGTTGAGGCGAATGTGCGTTGGTCCGTAGAGCAGATACGGCGCACGCCGGAATGGGAGAACGCAGTGAAGGCCGGGGGGAAGATTCATGGCGCGGTATTCCAGATTACTTCGGGCGAGGTGAGATTCCTCGACGTTTAGGGTTGGAGCGCCTGGTATTTCCGGAGGAGTTCGTAGAGCACGACGCCGCCGGCGGTAGCGACGTTGAGCGAAGTCTTCTCGCCGCGCATGGGGATGCGCATGTGCACGTCGGCGAGGGCGAGAAGTTCGGGCAGAAGACCGCCGACTTCGTGACCGAAGACAACACAAACAGGGAAGCGCGGCTGCCAGTCGAAGAGATCAGTCGCTTCGGGATTGGTTTCGATGGCGGCGAGCTGAAATCCTTCCGCGCGAAGATGCTTTGCCATTTCAACAGCGTCCCAACCGTGCTCCCACGGGACAGTTTCTTCCGCGCCCAGAGCGGTTTTTGAGATCGCTTT
This window encodes:
- a CDS encoding carbonic anhydrase, with translation MADHASVTEVSAEEALQKLLEGNARFVRGEARFPTVCKETLAALARGQHPFATILGCSDSRVPPELLFDANFGELFIIRVAGNVISNEVKGSLQYAGAHLRTPLFVVLGHQKCGAVAAALHYRKHAEEERSYIQILVENIAAGLPPTLDGADDEMDAAVEANVRWSVEQIRRTPEWENAVKAGGKIHGAVFQITSGEVRFLDV
- a CDS encoding TrmH family RNA methyltransferase, whose protein sequence is MSDPSRLPVAVLLDNVRSMYNVGAFFRAADGVNLQKLCLCGITAHPPKKAISKTALGAEETVPWEHGWDAVEMAKHLRAEGFQLAAIETNPEATDLFDWQPRFPVCVVFGHEVGGLLPELLALADVHMRIPMRGEKTSLNVATAGGVVLYELLRKYQALQP